The following are from one region of the Deltaproteobacteria bacterium genome:
- a CDS encoding peptidoglycan DD-metalloendopeptidase family protein — MAGDHLTILVFSKNSSNVRRYRVPRLLFRALAVVLPLLVGMTVLLGLNFLRSPRHASLIAQLQEGNKARREEIRFFSERIAELQNQIAQMEEYDSKLRVIANLENRPSSLFGVGGPLLEDLRARMSRRGGLETSQGRPDAGPSASTSQTQVPQKGVHRSAALVHKGRRASPYVPSIWPTRGWITGDFGCRISPLTGQLEMHQGLEISNSLHTPVVASASGLVTTVGTDPDHGKMVVLSHGHGIITRYGHLDEVEVKIGQNVRRGEVIGKMGTTGRCTGPQLYYEVRVNGIPLDPRDFLCN, encoded by the coding sequence TTGGCTGGTGATCATCTCACCATTCTCGTTTTTTCGAAGAATTCGTCGAATGTAAGGCGTTACAGGGTACCAAGACTCCTCTTCAGGGCACTGGCTGTCGTGTTGCCCCTGCTCGTCGGCATGACTGTCCTCCTCGGTTTGAATTTTCTTCGGAGTCCGAGACATGCCAGCCTGATTGCCCAACTCCAGGAGGGGAACAAGGCCCGGCGTGAGGAGATCCGATTCTTTTCCGAGAGGATCGCAGAGCTGCAGAATCAAATCGCCCAGATGGAAGAGTACGACTCCAAGCTCCGGGTCATCGCAAACCTCGAGAACCGGCCGAGTTCCCTGTTCGGGGTTGGGGGTCCGCTGTTGGAGGATCTTCGAGCGAGGATGAGCCGTCGGGGAGGTCTCGAGACTTCCCAGGGCCGGCCTGACGCGGGCCCGAGTGCATCCACTTCGCAGACTCAGGTGCCCCAGAAAGGGGTGCATCGGTCGGCGGCGCTGGTCCATAAGGGCCGAAGGGCTTCCCCCTATGTACCGTCGATATGGCCCACCCGGGGTTGGATTACAGGGGATTTCGGGTGTCGAATCTCCCCGTTGACAGGGCAGCTGGAGATGCACCAGGGGCTGGAGATTTCGAATTCACTGCACACTCCGGTTGTCGCTTCGGCTTCCGGTCTTGTGACTACGGTAGGGACGGATCCTGACCACGGCAAGATGGTCGTCCTCAGCCATGGCCACGGTATCATCACAAGATACGGTCACCTCGATGAGGTTGAGGTGAAGATCGGCCAGAATGTGAGGAGAGGCGAAGTGATCGGCAAGATGGGGACTACCGGCCGTTGCACGGGGCCTCAACTCTACTACGAAGTCAGGGTCAACGGCATTCCTCTCGATCCCAGAGATTTTCTCTGTAACTGA
- a CDS encoding ketoacyl-ACP synthase III — MRRIAIMGTGSYVPDRVLTNTDLEKILWTSDEWISKRTGVRERRIAAHDQYASDLGREASLRAMEVAGLSPLEVELIVLCTMTPDTACPSGANWLEASLGAENAVSFDVVAACSGFVFGLSVAEQYLKTGVFGNALVVASEVMSRTLDWTDRESCILWGDGSGAVVLKAVEGDDGGYSEILSTHIHTDGKNGQNLLLPGGGSKTTPISHRSVDQRLHTLRMIRASDSVRVAVRYFAEAAEEAVFKNGYTLDDVKVIVPHQANIRILQQMAKRLKVPMEKVYLTVAKYGNISSATVPIALDEAVRDGTIEKGDLVVLTAFGGGLTWGSSLIRW, encoded by the coding sequence ATGAGGCGTATTGCGATCATGGGGACCGGTTCATATGTACCGGACCGGGTTCTGACCAACACGGATTTGGAAAAGATCTTATGGACGTCGGACGAGTGGATAAGCAAGCGGACAGGGGTCAGGGAACGGAGAATCGCGGCCCATGATCAGTATGCCTCTGACCTGGGCAGGGAGGCGTCACTCAGAGCCATGGAGGTTGCCGGGCTCTCTCCCTTGGAGGTGGAACTGATAGTACTGTGTACCATGACCCCGGACACGGCGTGTCCCTCCGGGGCCAACTGGCTGGAGGCTTCGCTGGGGGCGGAAAATGCGGTCTCCTTCGATGTTGTCGCCGCCTGCAGCGGCTTTGTCTTCGGTCTTTCGGTGGCCGAACAGTATCTCAAGACCGGAGTCTTCGGCAACGCTCTGGTCGTGGCTTCGGAAGTGATGAGCCGGACCCTGGACTGGACGGACAGGGAGAGTTGCATCCTGTGGGGGGATGGATCGGGTGCGGTGGTGCTGAAGGCGGTAGAGGGCGATGATGGAGGATACAGCGAGATACTCTCCACCCACATCCATACGGACGGCAAGAACGGGCAGAACCTCCTCCTTCCGGGAGGGGGGTCAAAGACGACCCCTATTTCACATAGGAGTGTGGATCAGAGGCTTCACACCTTACGGATGATTCGAGCAAGCGATTCGGTGAGGGTGGCGGTCAGGTACTTTGCCGAAGCCGCCGAGGAGGCTGTCTTTAAGAACGGGTACACCCTCGACGACGTAAAGGTCATCGTTCCCCATCAGGCCAACATCCGGATCCTCCAACAGATGGCAAAGAGACTGAAGGTACCCATGGAGAAGGTCTATCTCACGGTCGCCAAGTATGGAAACATCTCCTCGGCCACGGTCCCCATAGCTCTCGATGAAGCCGTCCGGGACGGAACGATCGAGAAGGGGGATCTCGTGGTCTTGACCGCATTTGGAGGAGGACTGACCTGGGGGAGTTCTTTGATTCGGTGGTAA
- the thiF gene encoding sulfur carrier protein ThiS adenylyltransferase ThiF, with protein sequence MITVRVNERPREVTPRLGLMDLKAEVKPDADLVIYNGFPVAENIPLKDGDRVVFIKRGEVPSREELEVLMMSRHTPGVHEKVKRGRVGIAGLGGLGSQIAFALARVGVGTLVLADYDVVEPSNLNRQQYFVDQIGMVKVEALRQSLVRINPYVTLITHRVVLDPENIGPIFADVDIVVEAFDRADMKAMLINRVSQLYPDKYIVGASGLAGYEDSNTIQTTRFSSRIYIVGDQQTAARPGMGLMAPRVGIAAHHQANLVLRILLGEEG encoded by the coding sequence ATGATCACCGTGAGAGTCAACGAGAGGCCGCGCGAGGTGACCCCGCGGCTCGGCCTGATGGACTTGAAAGCCGAAGTCAAACCCGACGCAGACCTGGTAATCTATAACGGTTTCCCGGTGGCGGAGAACATCCCCCTCAAGGATGGAGACAGGGTGGTCTTCATCAAAAGAGGCGAGGTCCCATCAAGAGAAGAACTCGAGGTCTTGATGATGTCCCGCCACACCCCCGGGGTCCACGAGAAAGTCAAGAGAGGCCGGGTCGGCATCGCCGGGCTGGGAGGGCTCGGTTCTCAAATCGCCTTCGCCCTGGCCCGGGTGGGAGTGGGAACCCTGGTTCTCGCCGACTACGACGTGGTCGAACCGAGCAATCTCAACCGACAGCAGTACTTCGTAGATCAGATTGGGATGGTAAAGGTCGAGGCCCTGCGGCAGAGCCTGGTAAGGATAAACCCCTATGTAACCCTCATCACCCACCGAGTGGTCCTCGATCCGGAAAACATCGGTCCTATCTTCGCAGATGTCGACATCGTGGTAGAGGCTTTCGACAGGGCGGACATGAAAGCCATGCTCATCAATAGGGTCTCGCAACTCTACCCTGACAAGTACATCGTCGGGGCATCCGGACTGGCCGGATACGAAGACAGCAATACCATCCAGACAACCCGCTTCTCGTCGAGGATCTACATCGTAGGTGACCAGCAGACGGCGGCCAGGCCGGGTATGGGCCTCATGGCACCCAGGGTCGGAATCGCAGCCCATCACCAGGCAAATCTCGTCTTGAGGATACTGCTCGGAGAAGAGGGATAG
- the recN gene encoding DNA repair protein RecN, whose product MLVELRIRDLAIIDEVDITFSKGLNVLTGETGAGKSIILNAVNMLLGDRSSEESIRTGAEKATVEAVFDVSDYPHLREKLRGVGVTGEGEILIKRIVSRSGRGRVFLNGDLASLAAVSRIVEVLLSIYGQHEHQTLQRAENHIDILDEYGGLIPLRGRFEEAFREAERLTREIASLKEEEERSIRDRELMTFQSQEIAAANLHEGEEETLGEQRRILANAERLFELAGLAEGVLYSGESSIIEKLHVALQKVREITRIDPSLQSLAETIESVFYQLEEVAYSLRDYQGKIQCDPDGLEAVERRFEEIRRLKMKYGQTIGEILQFKERIDRQLETFDSNRLRIEALQGRLAEVEQRAMELARALSEERRTKAVAFEKAMEGELSSLGMGNTVFEVRFGAERQAAREKWSFVQGIPLASKGMDTVEFYISPNVGEEPKPLSRIASGGELSRIMLAMKRIIASAEPGQTLIFDEVDAGIGGAVAEVVGKKLKTLSLHHQVLCVTHLPQIACFADVHHRVIKRAHENRTITETKELGPAERVDEIARMMGGAEITEKTRAYASEMIEKASQEPG is encoded by the coding sequence ATGCTGGTGGAACTTAGGATCAGAGACCTTGCTATCATCGATGAGGTGGACATCACCTTCTCGAAGGGCCTCAACGTTCTGACAGGGGAAACCGGGGCGGGAAAGTCGATTATTCTCAATGCAGTCAACATGCTCCTTGGAGATCGGTCCTCCGAGGAATCGATCAGGACGGGTGCCGAAAAGGCTACTGTAGAAGCGGTCTTCGATGTTTCGGATTATCCCCATCTCAGGGAGAAGCTCAGGGGCGTGGGGGTCACCGGCGAAGGTGAAATCCTGATCAAACGGATCGTTTCCCGTTCCGGCAGAGGTCGGGTTTTTCTGAACGGCGACCTTGCCAGCCTCGCCGCCGTCTCCAGGATCGTGGAAGTGCTCCTGTCGATCTATGGCCAGCACGAGCATCAGACCCTTCAAAGGGCGGAAAACCACATCGATATCCTCGATGAATACGGGGGGCTGATCCCACTGCGGGGCCGGTTTGAAGAGGCCTTCCGGGAAGCCGAGAGGCTGACAAGGGAGATCGCCTCCCTCAAGGAGGAGGAGGAGCGGTCCATAAGGGACAGGGAATTAATGACTTTCCAATCCCAAGAGATTGCGGCTGCAAACCTCCACGAGGGGGAGGAAGAGACCCTGGGGGAACAGAGGAGGATCCTCGCGAATGCGGAGAGACTCTTTGAGCTGGCGGGTCTGGCCGAGGGAGTTCTCTATTCCGGTGAATCTTCGATTATTGAGAAACTCCACGTGGCTCTTCAGAAGGTCCGGGAAATCACCCGGATCGATCCTTCCCTGCAATCCCTTGCCGAGACCATCGAGTCTGTCTTCTATCAACTGGAGGAGGTGGCATACTCCCTGAGGGATTATCAGGGGAAGATCCAGTGTGATCCGGATGGATTGGAGGCCGTGGAAAGGCGGTTCGAAGAGATTCGGCGGCTGAAGATGAAGTACGGCCAGACAATCGGGGAGATTCTCCAGTTCAAGGAACGGATAGACCGGCAACTCGAAACCTTCGACTCCAACCGGCTCCGGATCGAAGCACTCCAGGGCCGCCTGGCCGAGGTGGAGCAGAGGGCGATGGAACTTGCCCGTGCGCTTTCCGAGGAGCGGAGAACAAAGGCCGTGGCTTTTGAGAAGGCCATGGAGGGGGAACTCTCGTCCCTGGGCATGGGGAACACGGTTTTTGAGGTTCGCTTCGGGGCTGAGAGACAGGCAGCGAGGGAGAAATGGAGCTTTGTCCAGGGTATCCCTCTGGCTTCGAAGGGGATGGACACGGTGGAGTTCTACATCTCTCCAAATGTGGGTGAAGAGCCGAAGCCTCTCAGCAGGATCGCCTCGGGGGGAGAGCTCTCGCGCATAATGCTGGCCATGAAGCGGATCATCGCCTCAGCCGAGCCTGGACAGACCCTGATCTTTGACGAAGTCGACGCCGGGATAGGAGGAGCGGTGGCAGAGGTGGTGGGCAAGAAATTGAAAACCCTCTCCTTGCACCACCAGGTTCTCTGTGTAACACATCTGCCACAGATCGCCTGCTTTGCCGATGTCCATCACAGGGTGATCAAGAGGGCACACGAGAATCGTACCATAACCGAGACAAAAGAGCTCGGCCCTGCAGAACGGGTGGATGAGATTGCACGTATGATGGGTGGCGCTGAGATCACGGAGAAGACGCGGGCTTACGCGTCGGAGATGATCGAGAAGGCATCACAAGAACCCGGGTGA
- a CDS encoding NAD(+)/NADH kinase, protein MSGSIKSVGIIGKRNSPEAVAVVENLVEWFREKEIEVFLDSEMAAAIGHVSSWPGEKILAPLDLLIVLGGDGTLLSVIRRTGEEGVPILGVNLGGLGFLTEITREELFPVLEKVVEGRFRTHDRVALRAGVVRRGEEVAAFRVLNDAVINKGALARIIYLKTTINGEYVATFRADGLILSTPTGSTAYSLSAGGPIVYPSLETIIITPICPHTLTNRPIIIPDDVVVRVTLESESEEVFLTLDGQEGFPMERGDTVEVQKAPGRVLLIESPYKGYFEVLRTKLGWGESSASDDRHAGGT, encoded by the coding sequence ATGTCAGGGTCCATCAAGTCCGTTGGAATCATAGGAAAGAGAAACAGCCCAGAGGCGGTTGCCGTGGTGGAGAATCTGGTCGAGTGGTTCAGAGAGAAAGAGATCGAGGTATTTCTCGACAGTGAAATGGCGGCCGCCATCGGCCATGTCTCCTCTTGGCCGGGGGAGAAGATCCTGGCGCCACTCGACTTGCTGATAGTTCTGGGGGGGGATGGAACCCTGCTGAGCGTGATCAGGCGCACCGGTGAGGAGGGGGTGCCGATCCTCGGTGTCAATCTGGGAGGATTGGGATTTCTCACGGAAATCACCCGGGAAGAGCTCTTTCCTGTTCTGGAAAAGGTGGTCGAGGGGAGGTTCCGGACTCATGACAGGGTCGCCCTGAGAGCAGGGGTTGTCCGGAGGGGCGAGGAGGTCGCCGCGTTCCGGGTTCTCAACGATGCCGTGATCAACAAGGGTGCCCTGGCCAGGATTATCTATCTGAAAACTACGATCAACGGGGAATATGTGGCCACATTCAGGGCAGACGGACTGATACTGTCGACCCCTACGGGCTCGACAGCCTACTCCCTCTCGGCGGGGGGGCCGATTGTCTACCCCTCTCTTGAAACGATCATCATCACGCCTATCTGTCCCCACACACTCACCAATCGGCCTATCATCATTCCCGATGATGTGGTCGTCAGAGTCACCCTCGAGTCCGAAAGCGAAGAGGTCTTTCTTACACTCGACGGCCAGGAGGGCTTTCCCATGGAAAGGGGCGACACGGTCGAAGTCCAAAAGGCACCTGGGAGGGTCTTGTTGATCGAGTCTCCGTACAAGGGGTATTTCGAGGTTCTCAGAACAAAACTGGGATGGGGAGAGAGCTCGGCATCGGACGATCGTCATGCTGGTGGAACTTAG
- a CDS encoding 2-hydroxyglutaryl-CoA dehydratase, whose translation MITAGVDIGSLSVETVIYEDGKGMIAYALGLVGGSSRDASSRSLEEALGLARLGRADIARVVSTGSGREILDLADENITEITCIARGVHFLFPQCRTIIDIGGQDTKVIRIDEAGRVVSFDMNDKCAAGTGRFLEVMAHALDVGLEEMGERSLRFRNAIEISSVCTVFAESEVISLVSEGRAVDDILHALHHAVADRTLSLLDRVGVEGTVAMTGGVAKNIGVVRALEEKMGLSLKIYSEPRIVGALGAALLAAERKSR comes from the coding sequence ATGATCACTGCCGGAGTGGATATCGGGTCCCTCTCCGTAGAGACCGTGATCTACGAAGATGGCAAGGGGATGATCGCCTACGCTCTGGGGCTTGTGGGTGGAAGCAGCAGGGATGCATCGAGTCGTTCGCTGGAGGAGGCTTTGGGGCTTGCCCGGCTCGGGAGAGCGGACATCGCCCGTGTCGTCTCCACGGGCTCGGGCCGGGAGATCCTCGACCTTGCGGACGAGAACATAACCGAGATCACGTGCATCGCCAGGGGGGTCCATTTTCTGTTCCCCCAGTGCCGAACCATCATCGATATCGGCGGGCAGGACACCAAGGTTATCCGGATCGACGAGGCGGGTCGGGTCGTCTCCTTTGACATGAACGACAAGTGTGCCGCGGGTACGGGGCGGTTTCTGGAGGTTATGGCCCATGCCCTTGACGTGGGTCTGGAGGAGATGGGAGAACGGTCGCTCAGGTTCCGGAACGCCATCGAGATCAGCAGTGTGTGCACGGTCTTTGCGGAATCTGAGGTCATCTCTCTGGTTTCAGAGGGCAGGGCCGTAGACGACATCCTCCATGCCCTCCACCATGCTGTTGCGGACAGGACCCTGAGCCTGCTGGACCGGGTTGGTGTTGAGGGAACGGTCGCCATGACGGGCGGCGTGGCCAAGAACATCGGCGTAGTCAGGGCGCTGGAGGAGAAGATGGGCCTCTCCTTGAAGATCTATTCGGAGCCCCGGATCGTCGGTGCGCTGGGTGCGGCCCTGCTTGCAGCGGAGAGGAAATCCCGATAA
- a CDS encoding enoyl-CoA hydratase/isomerase family protein → MGYENILFEVDGAVARITINRPPHNVLDIQTMREINEAIEEAQRVPGLKALVVGAAGDRAFSAGVDVRDHTPEKMDEMIEVFHRIFRLLAACPIPTIAVVSGMALGGGCEVAAFCDMVIASDRASFGQPEIKVGVYPSMAVAWFHRVIGLKKSYELLLTGETISAVEAERIGLVNQVVPHEELDLAVRRFLSHLTDKSSAVLKWAKTAMRHGMGVEFERGLEASEIIYKHGLMETEDAKEGISAFLEKRKPVWKER, encoded by the coding sequence ATGGGCTATGAGAACATTTTGTTTGAGGTTGACGGGGCCGTGGCCAGAATCACCATCAATAGGCCGCCCCATAACGTGCTCGATATCCAGACCATGAGGGAGATCAATGAGGCCATCGAAGAGGCCCAGCGGGTTCCGGGCCTGAAGGCTTTGGTGGTCGGGGCTGCAGGTGACAGGGCCTTCTCCGCCGGTGTGGATGTGAGGGATCACACGCCGGAGAAGATGGATGAGATGATCGAGGTCTTCCACAGGATCTTTCGGCTGCTCGCCGCATGCCCCATACCGACCATTGCCGTGGTATCAGGCATGGCCCTGGGAGGAGGATGTGAAGTTGCGGCTTTTTGCGACATGGTGATCGCTTCGGACAGGGCGAGCTTCGGGCAACCTGAGATCAAGGTGGGAGTCTACCCCTCAATGGCTGTGGCTTGGTTTCACAGGGTCATCGGGCTGAAGAAGAGCTACGAGCTGCTTCTCACAGGGGAGACCATCAGCGCGGTCGAAGCCGAACGGATCGGTCTTGTCAACCAAGTGGTCCCCCATGAGGAGCTCGACCTTGCGGTGAGGAGGTTCCTGAGTCACCTCACGGACAAGAGTTCCGCTGTTCTCAAGTGGGCAAAGACCGCGATGAGACACGGAATGGGTGTGGAGTTTGAGAGGGGGTTGGAGGCCTCAGAGATCATTTACAAACACGGCCTCATGGAGACCGAGGATGCAAAGGAGGGAATCTCGGCTTTCCTTGAAAAAAGAAAGCCGGTTTGGAAGGAGAGATAG
- a CDS encoding thiolase family protein, translated as MYEKAFIPYRGYYSSPFARWQGSLQHEHSVELGAATARRWLAEKGFDPKMFDYLFLGKTIGQLHTFYAAPWAAALIGATEIAACHISQACSTSTTCINEAALGIETGLYSTVLTLMTDRTSNGPHTVWPNPLAPGAQVVSENWLMDNFDFDPWGGVRMIQTAENVVAKVGGITREDCDAVALRRYEQYLDSLADDRQFQKRYMFPVEYRKTKKETGILEEDEGITPTTAEGLARLKPVIPDGVHTFGAQTHPADGNCAIVVTTRDRARELSPDPAVEIQIVSYGFGRAPRAHMAMAVVPAARMALERGGVDIKDLKAIKTHNPFAANDIYMARELGIDVMEFNNYGSPIVFGHPQGPTAGRCIIELIEEVVVLGGGYGLFTGCAAGDTGAALLVRVSA; from the coding sequence ATGTACGAGAAGGCCTTTATTCCCTATCGAGGCTACTACAGTTCACCCTTTGCCCGGTGGCAGGGCAGCCTCCAGCATGAACACTCTGTCGAGTTGGGCGCGGCCACGGCCAGGAGGTGGCTCGCCGAAAAGGGATTCGATCCCAAGATGTTCGACTATCTCTTTCTTGGGAAAACCATCGGCCAGCTCCACACCTTCTACGCCGCCCCCTGGGCTGCCGCCTTGATCGGAGCCACCGAGATCGCCGCATGCCATATCTCCCAGGCGTGCTCCACCTCGACCACCTGCATCAACGAGGCGGCCTTGGGCATCGAAACTGGTCTCTACTCCACGGTTCTCACCCTCATGACGGACCGCACCTCCAACGGCCCGCACACGGTCTGGCCCAACCCCCTCGCCCCGGGCGCCCAGGTCGTCTCTGAGAATTGGCTCATGGACAACTTCGACTTCGATCCCTGGGGAGGCGTCCGGATGATTCAGACCGCAGAAAATGTGGTGGCCAAAGTCGGCGGCATCACCAGGGAGGACTGCGATGCCGTGGCCCTCAGGCGTTACGAGCAGTATCTGGACAGCCTTGCCGATGACAGGCAGTTCCAGAAGCGATACATGTTTCCCGTGGAATACCGGAAGACCAAGAAGGAGACGGGCATCCTCGAGGAGGACGAAGGCATCACTCCTACGACCGCCGAGGGGCTGGCCAGACTCAAACCGGTCATTCCCGACGGGGTACATACCTTCGGAGCCCAAACCCATCCTGCAGACGGAAACTGTGCCATCGTCGTCACAACTCGCGACCGGGCCAGGGAGCTGAGCCCCGACCCTGCGGTGGAGATCCAGATCGTCTCCTACGGCTTCGGCCGGGCCCCGAGGGCCCATATGGCAATGGCCGTGGTGCCTGCAGCACGAATGGCCCTGGAAAGGGGAGGGGTCGATATCAAGGACCTCAAGGCCATCAAGACCCACAACCCCTTTGCAGCCAACGACATATACATGGCCCGAGAGCTGGGCATAGATGTAATGGAGTTCAACAACTACGGGAGCCCCATCGTCTTCGGCCATCCCCAGGGACCGACCGCCGGCCGCTGCATCATCGAACTCATAGAGGAAGTGGTCGTGCTCGGCGGAGGTTACGGCCTTTTTACGGGCTGTGCGGCCGGAGACACAGGAGCGGCCCTGCTGGTGAGAGTATCGGCTTGA
- a CDS encoding VCBS repeat-containing protein — MPILWCISLLSGGEVRGENPIRVAVFPFQFHAKENLDYLQEAIFVTISGRLIEGGDMEVVDFRTVRDALSGRDLSGVTDEAVREISSRLNADYAIVGNLTKVGEFVNLDARLISVERAGPPVGVASQYRGLDAAMEGLGEFADSIRRRIVVVSATPKKEEKPPEKSKIAAFYEKVVEGVKGEKPPPPQPTRGLETLQTLPTFIRGLGVGDLDGDGLNELVLMDSRTLFIYKQIGGKPQLFRKIRGRRNDNFLTLDVADVNRNGFSEIIVSNMRSGGLRSFILEFEQGRIKKISDRDRWFFRVTDIPGKGLTLVGQKMSSVKHPYGAIYRFKWKQKRFHPEKKPFIKKEIPVFSLAIADVEGRGEPSVIYVDYHDRLRVMNPQGAFRWESSAKYGASDIFYSIGSQGISDADKRLYIPGRVLTRDLDGDGISEVIVSQNTFKLNIVERLRSYRQARLVNLAWRGFGLAENWKIAEFSGYISDYQVEDIDNDGKDEIVMTGVSKGPLRSGASSSVLVYELF; from the coding sequence TTGCCGATCTTATGGTGCATTTCTCTCCTCTCGGGAGGAGAAGTCAGGGGTGAGAACCCCATAAGGGTCGCCGTCTTCCCCTTTCAGTTCCACGCCAAGGAGAATCTCGACTACCTCCAGGAGGCCATCTTTGTCACCATCTCGGGGCGGCTCATCGAGGGAGGAGACATGGAAGTGGTCGACTTCCGCACGGTGAGAGACGCCCTGTCCGGACGCGACCTCTCGGGGGTGACCGACGAGGCCGTACGCGAGATAAGCTCTCGGCTCAACGCGGACTACGCAATCGTAGGCAACCTTACCAAGGTGGGAGAGTTCGTCAATCTCGACGCCAGGCTCATCAGCGTCGAGAGGGCGGGGCCGCCCGTGGGCGTCGCCTCCCAATACCGGGGGCTCGACGCGGCCATGGAAGGGCTCGGCGAATTTGCCGACAGCATACGGAGGCGTATCGTAGTCGTTTCAGCTACTCCCAAAAAGGAAGAGAAACCTCCGGAGAAATCCAAGATCGCGGCATTCTACGAGAAGGTGGTTGAAGGGGTCAAGGGTGAGAAACCCCCTCCTCCTCAGCCTACACGGGGGCTTGAAACCCTGCAGACGCTTCCCACTTTCATACGAGGTCTGGGTGTGGGGGACTTAGACGGAGACGGACTGAATGAATTGGTCCTGATGGACAGCCGCACCCTCTTCATCTACAAGCAGATCGGGGGAAAACCCCAACTATTCAGGAAGATCCGAGGCCGCCGGAACGACAACTTTTTGACCCTTGATGTTGCCGATGTGAATCGGAACGGCTTTTCCGAGATCATTGTGAGTAACATGAGAAGCGGAGGTCTACGCTCTTTTATCCTCGAGTTTGAACAGGGAAGGATCAAGAAGATCAGCGACCGGGACCGTTGGTTTTTCCGGGTCACAGACATTCCCGGAAAGGGATTGACCCTGGTGGGGCAGAAGATGAGCTCCGTCAAACACCCGTACGGGGCGATCTACCGCTTCAAGTGGAAACAAAAGCGGTTCCATCCGGAGAAAAAGCCCTTCATAAAGAAGGAGATTCCGGTCTTCAGCCTTGCCATTGCGGACGTGGAAGGCCGGGGCGAGCCGAGTGTCATCTACGTGGACTACCACGATCGACTCCGTGTGATGAACCCCCAGGGGGCCTTCCGATGGGAGAGCTCGGCAAAGTACGGGGCCTCGGATATCTTTTACTCGATCGGCTCACAGGGTATTTCAGATGCTGACAAGCGCCTCTACATCCCCGGCAGGGTCTTGACGAGAGACCTGGACGGAGACGGGATCTCAGAGGTCATCGTGAGTCAGAACACGTTCAAACTCAACATCGTAGAGAGGCTCCGGAGCTATCGGCAGGCGCGGCTTGTCAATCTCGCCTGGAGGGGGTTCGGTTTAGCGGAGAACTGGAAGATAGCCGAGTTCTCAGGCTACATCTCAGACTACCAGGTCGAGGATATCGACAACGACGGCAAGGACGAGATCGTTATGACAGGGGTTTCAAAGGGGCCCCTGAGAAGCGGGGCCTCGAGCTCGGTCCTCGTCTACGAGCTTTTCTGA
- a CDS encoding TetR/AcrR family transcriptional regulator produces MQNEELPRRERERLAHRREILAAALELFSEKGYHNVSMREIAEKSEFAVGTIYKFFNDKEDLYKSLMIDQADAFHDTLTRAIQEPADEVEKLRNYVKAKRSCFMDNLSVIRLYFAETRGASFNIRGGLDSKIRERYDGFLHILASVFESGIKRRRFKRTADPYHLAIALDSLSNAFLFLWLEAPEHHPYPEDPDVILNILFRGLLER; encoded by the coding sequence ATGCAGAACGAGGAGCTCCCGCGTCGGGAAAGAGAAAGGCTCGCGCATCGTCGAGAAATACTGGCCGCAGCGCTCGAGCTTTTCTCGGAGAAGGGGTATCACAACGTCTCCATGCGAGAGATTGCCGAGAAATCCGAGTTCGCCGTCGGAACGATTTACAAATTCTTCAACGACAAAGAAGACCTTTACAAATCCCTCATGATTGACCAGGCCGATGCGTTCCATGACACCCTAACCAGGGCGATACAAGAGCCTGCCGACGAGGTGGAGAAACTGCGAAATTACGTGAAGGCCAAAAGGTCATGCTTTATGGATAACCTCTCCGTGATTCGCCTCTATTTTGCCGAAACCAGGGGGGCGAGCTTCAATATCAGGGGAGGTCTTGATAGTAAGATCCGGGAGCGATATGACGGCTTTTTGCATATCCTCGCCTCCGTTTTTGAAAGCGGCATAAAAAGGAGACGATTCAAGAGGACCGCCGACCCTTACCATCTGGCCATCGCCCTCGACAGCCTTTCCAACGCCTTTCTTTTTCTCTGGCTCGAAGCGCCTGAGCATCACCCCTACCCGGAGGATCCGGACGTCATCCTGAATATTCTCTTTAGAGGGTTACTGGAGCGGTGA